In one Candidatus Krumholzibacteriota bacterium genomic region, the following are encoded:
- a CDS encoding NADH-quinone oxidoreductase subunit NuoF codes for MKKVIVGMGTCGLSAGARQTYDRFNELLSDAPGKFELAQTSCIGMCYREPLVEIREGEERVLYGEVTPELVDEIYERHIIKGELLEEHIALRLGKGSAVEGSETEFYSPQDKIVLRNCGTIDPESISEYEAKRGYESVRKALRSMTPEEIIAVIKESGLRGRGGAGFPTGLKWSFAAGYKSDIKYVVCNADEGDPGAFMDRSVLEGDPHSVLEGMVICGKAIGASRGFIYCRAEYPLAIRRLNIAIGAAREKGYLGKDILQSGFSFDIEIKQGAGAFVCGEETALFASIEGQRGMPRIRPPFPAEKGLWAKPTNNNNVETYANVPWIIDNGASAYAAFGTEKSRGTKVFALAGKVVRGGLAEVPMGTSIHDLVFNIGGGIKDGRKFKAVQMGGPSGGCIPAHLDYTPVDFESIPATGAIMGSGGMVVLDDRTCMVEIARFFLEFTQEESCGKCTFCRIGTLRMLEILTRITKGEGEPEDIDKLLVLGEQIKEASLCGLGQTAPNPVLSTIRYYRDEYEAHINDKKCPAASCSALVDFMIDPDKCTGCTICAKNCPVDAITGKSKEVHVIDGSICVKCGKCITSCNFDAVYKE; via the coding sequence ATGAAGAAAGTGATCGTGGGGATGGGCACGTGCGGCCTGTCCGCGGGAGCCCGGCAGACGTATGACAGGTTCAATGAACTGCTCTCAGACGCTCCGGGAAAGTTCGAGCTTGCCCAGACGAGTTGCATCGGGATGTGCTACAGAGAGCCTCTCGTCGAGATAAGGGAGGGGGAAGAAAGGGTACTTTACGGAGAGGTCACTCCCGAACTGGTCGATGAGATCTATGAGAGACATATAATAAAAGGTGAACTCCTTGAGGAACATATCGCCCTCAGGCTTGGCAAAGGATCTGCCGTCGAGGGATCGGAAACCGAATTCTATTCCCCGCAGGATAAGATCGTGCTCAGAAACTGCGGGACGATCGACCCCGAATCAATAAGCGAATATGAAGCGAAGCGGGGATACGAATCAGTCCGCAAAGCCCTCCGATCGATGACGCCGGAAGAGATAATCGCCGTGATCAAGGAATCGGGATTGAGGGGGCGCGGAGGGGCGGGGTTCCCCACCGGATTGAAATGGTCTTTTGCCGCCGGTTACAAGTCAGATATTAAATATGTAGTCTGTAACGCCGATGAAGGGGACCCGGGGGCTTTTATGGACCGGTCGGTCCTTGAGGGTGACCCGCACTCAGTGCTCGAGGGGATGGTGATATGCGGAAAGGCGATAGGCGCGTCCAGGGGATTTATCTACTGCAGGGCGGAATATCCTCTCGCCATCCGCAGGCTGAATATCGCGATCGGGGCGGCAAGGGAAAAGGGATATCTCGGTAAGGATATCCTCCAATCAGGGTTTTCATTCGATATAGAGATCAAACAGGGAGCCGGAGCTTTCGTTTGCGGCGAGGAGACGGCTCTTTTCGCCTCGATAGAAGGCCAGAGGGGGATGCCGAGGATAAGGCCTCCCTTTCCCGCGGAGAAGGGGTTGTGGGCGAAACCGACGAATAACAATAACGTGGAGACATATGCCAATGTGCCATGGATCATAGATAACGGAGCCAGCGCCTACGCGGCGTTCGGAACGGAAAAGAGCAGGGGGACGAAGGTCTTTGCCCTGGCGGGAAAAGTAGTCCGCGGAGGTCTCGCCGAGGTCCCGATGGGAACCTCGATCCATGATCTCGTTTTCAATATCGGAGGAGGGATCAAGGACGGGCGAAAATTCAAGGCTGTTCAGATGGGCGGCCCGTCGGGGGGATGTATCCCGGCCCATCTTGACTATACTCCGGTTGACTTTGAATCGATCCCGGCAACGGGGGCGATCATGGGATCAGGCGGGATGGTCGTTCTTGATGACAGGACCTGCATGGTCGAGATAGCAAGATTTTTCCTCGAGTTCACTCAGGAAGAATCATGCGGAAAATGCACTTTCTGCAGGATCGGTACGCTCAGGATGCTGGAGATACTGACGAGGATCACAAAGGGTGAAGGCGAACCGGAAGATATAGACAAACTGCTTGTCCTCGGAGAACAGATCAAGGAGGCGAGCCTGTGCGGCCTCGGTCAGACGGCGCCCAATCCGGTCCTTTCGACGATAAGATATTACCGCGATGAGTATGAAGCACACATCAATGATAAAAAATGTCCGGCAGCAAGTTGCTCGGCCCTGGTCGATTTCATGATCGATCCGGACAAGTGCACCGGATGCACCATCTGCGCAAAAAATTGTCCGGTCGACGCGATCACCGGAAAGTCCAAAGAGGTCCATGTCATCGACGGATCGATCTGTGTCAAATGCGGAAAATGCATAACCAGTTGTAACTTTGACGCTGTTTACAAGGAATAA
- the nuoE gene encoding NADH-quinone oxidoreductase subunit NuoE, whose product MTGQREDNFSYRLWRYDGEPGELIPLLQSAQDHFGYIPRKAISYISGVTGIPESEIYGVITFYSQFRLQPMGKYVIKACAGTACHVSNSKMIIETIEDELGIEVGGTTGDGLFTLNTVACIGCCSLAPVIMINDDTHGRLTPASLRKLLRSYKRREKSPRGDESAA is encoded by the coding sequence TTGACTGGACAGAGAGAAGATAATTTCAGTTACCGCCTGTGGCGCTATGATGGGGAACCGGGAGAGCTAATTCCGTTGCTTCAATCGGCCCAGGATCATTTCGGATATATTCCGCGCAAGGCGATAAGTTATATCTCCGGCGTGACAGGTATCCCCGAGTCGGAGATATACGGAGTGATCACCTTTTACAGCCAGTTCAGACTGCAGCCGATGGGCAAGTACGTGATCAAGGCGTGCGCCGGGACAGCGTGTCACGTGTCAAACTCGAAGATGATAATCGAGACAATCGAGGACGAGCTCGGGATAGAAGTGGGTGGCACTACCGGTGACGGCTTGTTTACCCTTAATACCGTTGCCTGCATCGGTTGCTGTTCGCTCGCTCCGGTGATCATGATCAATGACGATACTCACGGGCGACTGACCCCCGCCTCGTTGAGAAAATTGCTGAGAAGCTACAAGCGCAGGGAAAAATCACCCCGGGGCGATGAATCGGCAGCGTGA
- a CDS encoding response regulator, whose protein sequence is MKGRVLVIDDEAEIRRNLTVGLTQEGFSVVTCPDGISAIHELNSSRDKGITYDYLVTDIFMPDIDGLKILKVIKIQYPELPVLVITGFGDESLEATALSEENTGYLNKPFEIPDLVEALEELSPGSTDAGNAGTAEEIEPDMRESMSAYLTIRITDPDRSMEIFNELYQMEGVQRCEAVRGEFDIIVLLQTTSVEKIKALHEKIGRIEGIEVASLAEVERPKLDRDIDEFVKIYSDAVKQPGQVTSGKQPGTTSYIIVDIDKNAIQQIFTTVFFIDEVVFCDVIEDGSKLVGMITGGSMGRTPKVIAKLSEIDGVLRVREAKIIKLVE, encoded by the coding sequence TTGAAAGGCCGGGTACTAGTAATCGATGATGAGGCCGAGATCAGACGGAACCTGACCGTAGGCCTGACGCAGGAAGGATTCAGCGTAGTCACATGCCCTGACGGGATCTCAGCCATTCATGAGCTTAACTCTTCCAGGGACAAGGGAATAACATATGATTATCTGGTAACCGATATCTTCATGCCTGATATAGACGGACTGAAGATCCTCAAGGTGATCAAGATCCAGTATCCCGAACTCCCCGTTCTCGTTATAACGGGGTTTGGAGATGAATCTCTTGAGGCGACCGCCCTTTCCGAGGAGAATACAGGTTATCTAAACAAACCGTTCGAGATACCTGATCTTGTCGAAGCCCTCGAAGAACTCTCTCCCGGTTCGACCGACGCGGGAAACGCCGGTACTGCCGAAGAGATCGAACCGGATATGCGCGAGTCGATGAGCGCTTACCTGACGATAAGGATAACCGATCCGGACAGAAGCATGGAGATCTTCAATGAACTCTACCAGATGGAGGGCGTCCAGCGATGTGAAGCGGTAAGGGGAGAATTCGATATAATAGTGCTTCTTCAGACCACTTCCGTTGAAAAGATCAAGGCGCTTCACGAGAAGATCGGCAGGATCGAAGGGATCGAGGTCGCCTCTCTCGCTGAAGTCGAAAGGCCCAAACTCGACAGGGATATCGATGAATTCGTAAAGATATATTCTGACGCGGTAAAGCAGCCCGGCCAGGTGACGTCGGGAAAACAACCGGGTACGACGAGCTATATCATCGTGGATATAGACAAGAACGCGATCCAGCAGATTTTCACGACGGTATTCTTTATCGATGAAGTGGTCTTCTGCGATGTGATCGAAGACGGTTCGAAACTTGTCGGTATGATCACGGGCGGGTCGATGGGCAGGACGCCGAAAGTCATAGCGAAACTGAGCGAGATAGACGGAGTCCTCAGGGTGCGTGAAGCGAAGATCATCAAGCTGGTCGAGTAG
- a CDS encoding membrane protein insertion efficiency factor YidD, which produces MDFICAILISNLFLSAQVQNGPMNAPVDPLEDSGRIENCRRVTSDSGSTPAGLLFTGYQMLISPARGGRCPMYPSCSAYSRIALSEKGLIRGMVSTADRLLRCGNEPAYYDLILTPGGVSFYDPPR; this is translated from the coding sequence ATGGATTTTATCTGCGCGATCCTCATTTCCAATCTCTTTTTGTCCGCTCAGGTTCAAAACGGCCCGATGAACGCTCCGGTCGACCCTCTCGAGGACTCCGGCCGGATCGAGAATTGCCGCCGCGTTACGAGCGACAGTGGCTCGACGCCGGCAGGCCTGCTCTTTACCGGATACCAGATGCTGATAAGCCCGGCGCGGGGAGGACGATGCCCGATGTATCCAAGCTGTTCGGCCTATTCAAGGATCGCGCTGTCGGAAAAAGGGCTTATCCGCGGTATGGTCTCTACGGCTGACCGGCTTTTAAGATGCGGAAATGAACCGGCCTATTACGACCTGATCCTGACGCCGGGGGGGGTGTCGTTCTATGATCCGCCCCGTTAG
- a CDS encoding tetratricopeptide repeat protein, with protein sequence MKKINILCLIALSGFLFGCAAPYSQAQFKYFKGDPVGAEEILTPLVEKEVEKSGRNQNLYLWDLGVYRFFQGNYDGAIESFKASVVDADMLHSAGETAGAALTSASSQRYAGDPIEVSIAYFYLGLSYYMIGDYQNALVGFRRSLEEDISKDMARQGDIGITNYLMGEAFFRTGRYDDAAVAFKRAADYKKSLLPAYAGMYQSNVLLNRTSDLGLIEEQIVSLGGQRYFDSVKETGGSGLTLIMMAGRASKVSADGFIGAFRKRDEFKQPSSDWKIRIDKGRGQFDLYLTDKMHDHFKDQGGAGDEAKKQMTRAMVSQGMKAVPCLSAFAPSTDADLRYWVTVPGAFHVAYMPVMPGSYSIAVSGVDQKWCYPGTGDLWEGIEVKDITRTLLVMNSFGSVSAVRIKEPVVGEEQ encoded by the coding sequence TTGAAAAAGATAAACATTCTATGCCTTATCGCTTTGAGTGGATTTCTTTTCGGATGCGCTGCTCCATATTCCCAGGCTCAGTTCAAGTATTTCAAAGGGGATCCGGTCGGGGCCGAAGAGATACTTACTCCGCTCGTCGAAAAGGAAGTAGAGAAGTCTGGAAGAAACCAGAACCTCTACCTGTGGGACCTTGGCGTATACAGGTTTTTTCAGGGCAATTATGACGGAGCGATTGAGAGTTTCAAGGCGAGCGTCGTCGATGCCGATATGCTGCACAGCGCCGGCGAGACTGCGGGAGCGGCTTTAACGAGCGCGTCGTCGCAGAGATACGCCGGGGATCCGATCGAGGTGTCTATCGCCTACTTCTACCTGGGGCTCTCTTACTATATGATCGGGGACTACCAGAACGCCCTGGTGGGGTTTCGAAGAAGCCTCGAAGAGGATATAAGCAAGGATATGGCGAGGCAGGGAGATATAGGTATCACCAATTACCTTATGGGTGAGGCTTTCTTTCGCACAGGCAGGTACGACGACGCGGCGGTCGCTTTCAAAAGGGCGGCCGATTACAAAAAAAGCCTTCTTCCCGCTTACGCGGGGATGTACCAGTCGAACGTGCTTCTTAACCGGACCTCGGACCTGGGGTTGATCGAGGAGCAGATCGTCAGCCTGGGAGGGCAGCGGTATTTTGACAGCGTGAAAGAGACGGGCGGCAGTGGCCTGACGCTGATCATGATGGCCGGCAGGGCGTCAAAGGTGAGCGCAGATGGCTTCATCGGAGCTTTCAGAAAAAGGGATGAGTTCAAGCAGCCCTCTTCCGATTGGAAGATCAGGATAGACAAGGGCCGGGGTCAGTTTGACCTTTATCTCACCGACAAGATGCACGATCATTTCAAGGACCAGGGCGGCGCGGGGGATGAAGCTAAAAAACAGATGACAAGAGCGATGGTCTCCCAGGGGATGAAGGCGGTTCCATGTCTTTCCGCCTTTGCTCCAAGCACCGATGCCGATCTGAGATACTGGGTGACCGTTCCGGGGGCTTTCCATGTCGCGTACATGCCAGTCATGCCGGGGAGCTATTCTATCGCCGTTTCCGGGGTCGACCAGAAGTGGTGCTATCCAGGTACGGGAGACCTCTGGGAAGGGATAGAAGTGAAGGATATTACGAGGACTCTCCTGGTGATGAACTCATTCGGATCTGTCAGCGCGGTACGGATAAAGGAACCTGTAGTTGGGGAAGAACAGTAA
- a CDS encoding cation-transporting P-type ATPase, with translation MEKVEYYRMKTSEVFTSLGTTEKGLDGGEADSRLAEYGPNELTADIGMPKWLLFLSQFRDLLVIVLIVAAAISFAIGSYRDATVMVIIVLINAGIGFAQEYKVTRILESLRNLIDSPAKVIRGGEFAELPQDRLVPGDIIQLEAGDKIPADVRIFESFDMRTEEFALTGESMPVGKTTKAIAAESVIGDRENMAFTGTTVTSGSAKGIVVRTGMNTEMGKIAGMTEATEDLPSPLEREFTGLARLLTITVVVISSILFGVAMWQGFSFLTSMIYALGIAVAMVPQALPAQVTVALSTTSKRLADLNAVVKNLPSVETLGSTSVISTDKTGTLTKNEMTVTKIWFEGRQFKMTGTGYKPEGHIQDDSGKDLDQSEVDAIEIMMDAATMASNAEIHQPDDDHPGWYPVGDPTEAALVTMSTKLGTRSPTEDEENPELQEFPFDSERKRMNSVRQFGDKLQLAMKGAPDSILLISRFIYRGGKAVPITDEDRKTIIAVYEQFSREALRVLAIAYRPLDSDGRDYTMEEAEKDVIFLGLTGMIDPPRDGVREAFTLCHDAGIRTFIMTGDHAITAQAIGDQIGLSGSGDKSPTITGSELKQISDEQLAVLMTEHNSIIFSRVDPEDKLRIVSLLEDNGEVVAVTGDGVNDAPALKKADIGVAMGRIGTDVAKEASELVLLDDSFPTLVEAVREGRTIYRNLKKTVLASLTTNLAELFVVLLGLAAVSMRGWAIPILAIQILAIDLLAEIMPLTFLTYDPPTEDIMRRPPRNQSEHIVGKWSFLEVVLFGLAIGALSFVNYALFMSRSGTVFSVDAPGSLLYPTATTIAYLTIAFCQFVNILSRRDESRSIFSKNFFSNRILLYSILGSIVITLTVIYTPIVQDFLQFKGPGVVDWIYILGAAVVYLVIFETMKIFKRMRRKEIARDNAAAERKAA, from the coding sequence ATGGAAAAAGTTGAATATTATCGCATGAAAACAAGTGAAGTCTTCACCTCTCTGGGAACGACGGAAAAGGGCCTGGATGGCGGTGAGGCGGATAGCCGGCTCGCTGAATACGGACCGAACGAACTCACCGCCGATATCGGCATGCCGAAATGGCTTCTATTCCTTTCCCAGTTCAGGGACCTGCTTGTCATTGTCCTTATCGTTGCGGCGGCGATCTCTTTCGCAATAGGCAGCTACCGCGACGCCACAGTCATGGTGATCATAGTCCTTATAAATGCCGGGATCGGTTTCGCCCAGGAGTACAAGGTGACAAGAATACTGGAGAGCCTCAGGAACCTTATAGACTCTCCCGCCAAAGTGATACGCGGCGGCGAGTTCGCTGAACTGCCGCAGGACCGGCTCGTCCCCGGGGATATCATTCAGCTCGAAGCGGGGGACAAGATACCCGCTGACGTTCGAATATTCGAATCATTCGACATGCGGACCGAGGAATTCGCCCTGACCGGCGAATCGATGCCTGTCGGCAAGACAACGAAAGCAATCGCGGCCGAATCAGTGATCGGGGACCGTGAGAATATGGCGTTTACGGGAACGACCGTCACATCGGGAAGCGCCAAGGGTATTGTAGTCAGGACGGGAATGAATACCGAGATGGGAAAGATCGCCGGTATGACGGAAGCTACGGAAGATCTGCCCTCTCCTCTTGAACGCGAGTTTACCGGCCTGGCTAGGCTCCTTACGATTACAGTCGTTGTCATAAGCTCGATCCTCTTCGGAGTGGCGATGTGGCAGGGATTCAGTTTTCTGACGAGCATGATCTACGCCCTCGGCATCGCTGTCGCTATGGTTCCACAGGCGCTTCCGGCCCAGGTGACTGTCGCCCTTTCCACGACGAGCAAGCGCCTGGCCGATCTGAACGCTGTTGTCAAAAACCTTCCGTCGGTCGAGACACTCGGATCGACCAGCGTGATAAGCACCGACAAGACTGGTACGTTGACGAAGAACGAGATGACAGTGACAAAGATCTGGTTCGAGGGCAGGCAGTTCAAGATGACCGGCACCGGTTATAAACCGGAAGGCCACATCCAGGATGACTCGGGAAAGGACCTCGATCAATCTGAAGTCGACGCGATAGAGATAATGATGGACGCGGCAACGATGGCATCGAACGCCGAGATCCACCAGCCTGACGATGACCACCCGGGATGGTACCCGGTGGGCGATCCGACAGAAGCGGCCCTCGTTACGATGTCGACGAAACTCGGCACCCGCTCCCCGACAGAGGACGAGGAAAACCCCGAACTCCAGGAATTCCCTTTTGATTCAGAGCGAAAAAGGATGAACTCGGTGCGCCAGTTCGGGGATAAATTGCAGCTCGCGATGAAAGGCGCGCCGGACAGCATCCTTTTAATCAGCCGCTTCATATATCGCGGAGGAAAAGCCGTACCGATCACAGACGAAGACAGAAAGACGATAATCGCGGTTTACGAACAGTTTTCCAGGGAGGCGCTGCGCGTTCTCGCCATAGCCTATCGACCCCTCGACTCCGATGGCCGCGACTACACGATGGAAGAGGCCGAAAAGGATGTTATATTTCTCGGCCTTACAGGGATGATCGATCCTCCCCGCGATGGTGTCAGGGAAGCATTCACCCTCTGCCATGACGCTGGAATCAGGACTTTCATCATGACTGGCGACCACGCGATAACGGCCCAGGCGATCGGCGACCAGATAGGCCTGTCCGGTTCAGGCGATAAATCGCCTACGATAACAGGGAGTGAGCTGAAGCAGATCTCCGATGAGCAGCTGGCTGTCCTGATGACCGAACACAATTCGATCATATTTTCCCGGGTCGATCCGGAAGACAAGCTTAGGATCGTCAGCCTTCTCGAGGATAACGGTGAAGTCGTGGCCGTTACCGGAGACGGAGTGAACGACGCTCCGGCGCTCAAGAAAGCCGATATCGGAGTCGCGATGGGAAGGATCGGCACTGATGTGGCAAAGGAGGCGTCGGAACTTGTCCTGCTTGACGACAGTTTTCCCACCCTTGTCGAAGCTGTCCGCGAAGGGAGGACTATTTACAGGAACCTGAAAAAAACAGTCCTTGCCTCGCTGACGACGAACCTTGCCGAACTCTTTGTAGTCCTTCTCGGACTCGCAGCGGTAAGCATGCGGGGCTGGGCGATCCCGATCCTCGCCATCCAGATCCTCGCGATAGACCTTCTCGCCGAGATAATGCCCCTGACCTTTCTTACCTATGATCCTCCGACCGAGGATATCATGAGAAGGCCTCCACGCAACCAATCGGAACATATAGTAGGAAAATGGTCTTTTCTCGAGGTTGTTCTTTTCGGACTGGCGATAGGCGCCCTTTCGTTCGTGAACTACGCGCTCTTCATGTCCAGGAGTGGAACGGTTTTTTCTGTCGACGCTCCCGGATCGCTCCTCTACCCGACGGCGACGACAATAGCCTACCTGACAATCGCCTTCTGCCAGTTCGTCAATATATTGTCACGCCGTGACGAATCGAGGTCGATCTTCTCGAAGAATTTCTTCTCCAACAGGATACTCCTCTATTCCATCCTCGGTTCGATCGTCATCACGCTGACTGTCATCTATACGCCGATCGTCCAGGACTTCCTCCAGTTCAAAGGACCAGGAGTCGTCGACTGGATCTACATCCTTGGAGCCGCGGTCGTTTATCTTGTGATATTCGAGACGATGAAGATATTCAAAAGGATGCGGCGAAAGGAGATCGCCCGTGACAATGCCGCCGCTGAAAGAAAAGCGGCGTAG
- a CDS encoding C69 family dipeptidase, with protein MKKVFLFLITIIVLVPAAGTPSYSCTNFLITAGASTDGSTMISYAADAHVLYGELYYWPARDHIPGTMMNIYEWDTGKFLGQIPQVEHTYSVVGFMNEHQVSIGETTWGGRSELRDSTAVIDYGSLMFLALQRASTAREAIEVMTSLVAKYGYASSGESFSICDPKEVWFMDLIGKVAGNSGAVWVARKVPDGYISAHANQARIRQFPLKDKKNCLYAPDVIDFAREMGYYEGSDKDFSFTDAYAPLDYGALRFCEARVYAMFNRAAPSMNLSIDYVKGVAGAEPMPLWIKPDRKISVHDMMEFMRDHFEGTEFDMTKDVGGGPYSCPYRWRPLTWKVDDVEYLNERATSTQQTGFSFITQARSWMPGPVGGVIWFGVDDTYSTVYNPIYCGINRIPRSYAVGTADFNNFSWDSAFWVFNWVSNYAYSRYSEIIPDIQVVQRDLEGKYLADQKRIDESALTLYEQSPGLAIDYLTDYSCSAADGTVKRWRKLGEELLVKYMDGNLKDELGNVSHPGYPESWYRKVVDETGDHLRYLELEKGE; from the coding sequence ATGAAGAAGGTCTTTTTATTCCTGATCACCATAATCGTTCTGGTGCCGGCGGCAGGCACCCCTTCATATTCCTGTACTAATTTTCTTATAACTGCCGGGGCGTCTACAGACGGCTCAACAATGATTTCGTACGCCGCCGACGCTCATGTCCTGTACGGCGAATTATATTACTGGCCCGCCCGCGATCATATTCCAGGGACGATGATGAATATATACGAGTGGGATACCGGGAAATTCCTCGGACAGATCCCCCAGGTCGAACACACCTATTCGGTGGTCGGATTCATGAACGAGCACCAGGTCTCTATAGGGGAGACGACATGGGGCGGAAGGTCGGAGCTTCGTGACAGCACAGCGGTAATAGATTACGGAAGCCTGATGTTTCTCGCTCTCCAGCGGGCAAGTACAGCCCGTGAGGCTATAGAAGTCATGACGAGCCTTGTCGCGAAATACGGCTATGCCAGCTCGGGCGAGTCTTTTTCGATATGCGATCCCAAAGAGGTCTGGTTCATGGACCTTATCGGCAAGGTGGCCGGTAACAGTGGAGCGGTCTGGGTCGCCAGAAAAGTCCCTGATGGATATATATCGGCGCATGCCAACCAGGCGAGGATCAGGCAGTTTCCACTGAAAGACAAAAAGAACTGCCTTTACGCCCCCGATGTGATCGACTTTGCCCGGGAAATGGGTTATTACGAAGGGTCCGACAAGGATTTCAGCTTCACCGACGCCTACGCGCCTCTCGATTACGGCGCGCTGCGATTCTGCGAAGCGCGGGTTTACGCGATGTTCAACCGCGCCGCGCCATCGATGAACCTTTCGATCGACTATGTCAAGGGAGTGGCCGGAGCCGAACCTATGCCTCTCTGGATAAAACCTGACAGGAAGATATCGGTCCACGATATGATGGAATTCATGCGCGATCATTTTGAAGGGACAGAATTTGACATGACGAAAGATGTCGGCGGCGGGCCATACTCGTGTCCGTACAGGTGGAGGCCTCTTACCTGGAAAGTGGACGATGTCGAATATCTCAACGAAAGGGCGACATCGACCCAGCAGACGGGATTCTCATTCATAACACAGGCCAGATCCTGGATGCCGGGACCGGTTGGCGGAGTGATCTGGTTCGGAGTCGATGACACCTACAGCACAGTCTATAATCCGATCTATTGCGGAATAAACAGGATCCCCCGATCGTACGCCGTTGGAACAGCTGATTTTAACAATTTTTCGTGGGATTCAGCGTTCTGGGTGTTCAACTGGGTCTCGAATTACGCCTACTCGCGCTACAGCGAGATCATCCCCGATATACAGGTCGTCCAGAGGGACCTGGAAGGGAAGTATCTGGCAGACCAGAAAAGGATAGACGAATCTGCTCTCACCCTCTACGAGCAGTCTCCAGGACTGGCGATAGATTATCTCACCGATTATTCATGTTCAGCAGCCGATGGCACCGTAAAGCGCTGGCGCAAACTCGGTGAGGAACTTCTTGTAAAATATATGGACGGAAACCTCAAGGACGAGCTGGGAAATGTCAGCCATCCGGGGTATCCCGAATCGTGGTACAGGAAGGTCGTCGATGAAACGGGAGACCACCTGAGGTATCTTGAACTTGAAAAGGGCGAATGA